A genomic region of Canis aureus isolate CA01 chromosome 16, VMU_Caureus_v.1.0, whole genome shotgun sequence contains the following coding sequences:
- the NEK8 gene encoding serine/threonine-protein kinase Nek8 isoform X1: MEKYERIRVVGRGAFGIVHLCLRKADQKLVIIKQIPVEQMTKEERQAAQNECQVLKLLNHPNVIEYYENFLEDKALMIAMEYAPGGTLAEFIQKRCNSLLEEETILHFFVQILLALHHVHTHLILHRDLKTQNILLDKHRMVVKIGDFGISKILSSKSKAYTVVGTPCYISPELCEGKPYNQKSDIWALGCVLYELASLKRAFEAANLPALVLKIMSGTFAPISDRYSPELRQLVLSLLSLEPSQRPPLSHIMAQPLCIRALLNLHTDLGSVRMRRAEKSLVPGPPMAPGGSTGSRSAGARCRGIPRGLGRPAIPPPLSSVYAWGGGLSAPLRLPMLNTEVVQVAAGRTQKAGVTRSGRLILWEAPPLGAGGGALLPGAVEQQQPQFVSRFLEGQSGVTIKHVACGDLFTACLTDRGIIMTFGSGSNGCLGHGSLNDISQPTIVEALLGYEMVQVACGASHVLALSTERELFAWGRGDGGRLGLGTRESHSCPQQVSMPPGQEAQRVVCGIDSSMILTVPGRALACGSNRFNKLGLDRLSLGEEPAPNQQVEEALSFTPLGSAPFDREPLLSVDLGTAHSAAVTASGDCYTFGSNQHGQLGTNARRVSRAPCQVQGLQNIKIAMVACGDAFTVAVGAEGEVYSWGKGARGRLGRRDEDAGLPRPVQLDEIHPYTVTSVSCCHGNTLLAVRPVTDEPVPP, translated from the exons ATGGAGAAGTACGAGCGGATCCGAGTGGTGGGGAGAGGTGCCTTCGG GATTGTGCACCTGTGCCTGCGCAAGGCCGACCAGAAGCTGGTGATCATCAAGCAGATCCCAGTGGAGCAGATGACCAAAGAAGAGCGGCAAGCAGCCCAAAATGAGTGTCAGGTCCTCAAACTACTCAACCACCCCAATGTCATTGAGTACTATGAGAACTTCCTGGAGGACAAGGCCCTCATGATTGCCATGGAATATGCACCAG GTGGCACCCTGGCTGAGTTCATCCAAAAGCGCTGTAATTCCTTGCTAGAGGAGGAGACCATCCTGCATTTCTTTGTGCAGATCCTGCTGGCACTGCATCATGTGCATACCCATCTCATCCTGCACCGGGACCTCAAGACTCAAAACATCCTTCTTGACAAACACCGCATGGTTGTCAAGATTGGTGACTTCGGCATCTCCAAGATCCTTAGTAGCAAGAGCAAGGCCTACACG GTGGTGGGCACCCCGTGCTACATCTCCCCTGAACTGTGTGAGGGCAAGCCTTACAATCAGAAGAGTGACATCTGGGCCCTGGGTTGTGTCCTCTATGAGCTGGCCAGTCTCAAGAGGGCCTTTGAAGCTGCA AACCTGCCAGCATTGGTGCTGAAGATCATGAGTGGCACCTTTGCACCCATCTCTGACCGGTACAGCCCTGAGCTACGCCAGCTGGTCCTCAGtctgctcagcctggagccctCACAGCGGCCACCACTCAGCCACATCATGGCACAGCCCCTCTGCATCCGTGCCCTCCTCAACCTTCACACCGACCTGGGCAGTGTCCGCATGAGGAG GGCAGAGAAGTCTCTGGTCCCCGGGCCACCCATGGCCCCCGGCGGCAGCACAGGGAGCAGGAGCGCCGGCGCCCGCTGCAGGG GCATTCCCCGGGGACTCGGCCGGCCGGCCATTCCGCCACCGCTGTCGTCGGTTTACGCGTGGGGTGGCGGGCTCAGCGCCCCTCTGCGGCTGCCGATGCTCAACACAGAAGTGGTGCAGGTGGCAGCTGGACGCACGCAGAAGGCCGGCGTCACGCGCTCGGGGCGCCTCATCCTGTGGGAG GCCCCGCCCCTAGGCGCCGGAGGGGGCGCCCTTCTGCCCGGGGCCgtggagcagcagcagccccagttCGTCTCCCGCTTCCTGGAGGGCCAGTCAGGCGTGACTATCAAGCACGTGGCCTGTGGGGACCTCTTCACTGCTTGCCTGACCG ACCGAGGTATCATCATGACCTTTGGCAGTGGCAGCAATGGGTGCCTGGGCCATGGAAGCCTCAATGACATCAGCCAG CCCACCATTGTGGAGGCCCTGCTGGGCTATGAGATGGTGCAGGTGGCCTGTGGGGCATCTCATGTGCTGGCCCTGTCCACTGAGCGAGAACTCTTTGCCTGGGGCCGCGGAGATGGTG GCCGGCTGGGACTGGGCACCAGGGAGTCCCACAGCTGCCCCCAGCAGGTGTCcatgcccccaggacaggaagccCAGCGGGTGGTATGTGGCATTGACTCCTCCATGATCCTCACTGTACCTGGCAGAGCCCTGGCCTGCGGGAGTAACAG GTTCAACAAGCTGGGCCTGGACCGCCTCtccctgggggaggagcctgcccCCAACCAGCAGGTGGAGGAGGCCCTGAGCTTCACACCACTAGGTTCTGCACCCTTTGACCGGGAGCCCCTGCTCAGCGTGGACCTGGGCACTGCTCATTCAGCTGCCGTGACTG CCTCTGGTGACTGCTATACTTTTGGCAGCAATCAGCATGGGCAGCTGGGCACTAATGCCCGCCGGGTCAGCCGGGCACCTTGTCAAGTCCAAGGCCTGCAGAACATCAAGATAGCAATGGTAGCCTGTGGGGATGCCTTCACTGTAGCCGTTGGGGCAG AAGGTGAAGTGTACTCATGGGGCAAAGGGGCCCGAGGTCGACTAGGCAGAAGGGATGAGGATGCTGGACTCCCTCGGCCAGTGCAGCTGGATGAGATACACCCCTACACAGTGACTTCTGTGTCCTGTTGCCATGGAAACACTCTACTAGCTGTTCGCC CAGTTACAGATGAGCCAGTTCCACCGTGA
- the NEK8 gene encoding serine/threonine-protein kinase Nek8 isoform X2, which translates to MTKEERQAAQNECQVLKLLNHPNVIEYYENFLEDKALMIAMEYAPGGTLAEFIQKRCNSLLEEETILHFFVQILLALHHVHTHLILHRDLKTQNILLDKHRMVVKIGDFGISKILSSKSKAYTVVGTPCYISPELCEGKPYNQKSDIWALGCVLYELASLKRAFEAANLPALVLKIMSGTFAPISDRYSPELRQLVLSLLSLEPSQRPPLSHIMAQPLCIRALLNLHTDLGSVRMRRAEKSLVPGPPMAPGGSTGSRSAGARCRGIPRGLGRPAIPPPLSSVYAWGGGLSAPLRLPMLNTEVVQVAAGRTQKAGVTRSGRLILWEAPPLGAGGGALLPGAVEQQQPQFVSRFLEGQSGVTIKHVACGDLFTACLTDRGIIMTFGSGSNGCLGHGSLNDISQPTIVEALLGYEMVQVACGASHVLALSTERELFAWGRGDGGRLGLGTRESHSCPQQVSMPPGQEAQRVVCGIDSSMILTVPGRALACGSNRFNKLGLDRLSLGEEPAPNQQVEEALSFTPLGSAPFDREPLLSVDLGTAHSAAVTASGDCYTFGSNQHGQLGTNARRVSRAPCQVQGLQNIKIAMVACGDAFTVAVGAEGEVYSWGKGARGRLGRRDEDAGLPRPVQLDEIHPYTVTSVSCCHGNTLLAVRPVTDEPVPP; encoded by the exons ATGACCAAAGAAGAGCGGCAAGCAGCCCAAAATGAGTGTCAGGTCCTCAAACTACTCAACCACCCCAATGTCATTGAGTACTATGAGAACTTCCTGGAGGACAAGGCCCTCATGATTGCCATGGAATATGCACCAG GTGGCACCCTGGCTGAGTTCATCCAAAAGCGCTGTAATTCCTTGCTAGAGGAGGAGACCATCCTGCATTTCTTTGTGCAGATCCTGCTGGCACTGCATCATGTGCATACCCATCTCATCCTGCACCGGGACCTCAAGACTCAAAACATCCTTCTTGACAAACACCGCATGGTTGTCAAGATTGGTGACTTCGGCATCTCCAAGATCCTTAGTAGCAAGAGCAAGGCCTACACG GTGGTGGGCACCCCGTGCTACATCTCCCCTGAACTGTGTGAGGGCAAGCCTTACAATCAGAAGAGTGACATCTGGGCCCTGGGTTGTGTCCTCTATGAGCTGGCCAGTCTCAAGAGGGCCTTTGAAGCTGCA AACCTGCCAGCATTGGTGCTGAAGATCATGAGTGGCACCTTTGCACCCATCTCTGACCGGTACAGCCCTGAGCTACGCCAGCTGGTCCTCAGtctgctcagcctggagccctCACAGCGGCCACCACTCAGCCACATCATGGCACAGCCCCTCTGCATCCGTGCCCTCCTCAACCTTCACACCGACCTGGGCAGTGTCCGCATGAGGAG GGCAGAGAAGTCTCTGGTCCCCGGGCCACCCATGGCCCCCGGCGGCAGCACAGGGAGCAGGAGCGCCGGCGCCCGCTGCAGGG GCATTCCCCGGGGACTCGGCCGGCCGGCCATTCCGCCACCGCTGTCGTCGGTTTACGCGTGGGGTGGCGGGCTCAGCGCCCCTCTGCGGCTGCCGATGCTCAACACAGAAGTGGTGCAGGTGGCAGCTGGACGCACGCAGAAGGCCGGCGTCACGCGCTCGGGGCGCCTCATCCTGTGGGAG GCCCCGCCCCTAGGCGCCGGAGGGGGCGCCCTTCTGCCCGGGGCCgtggagcagcagcagccccagttCGTCTCCCGCTTCCTGGAGGGCCAGTCAGGCGTGACTATCAAGCACGTGGCCTGTGGGGACCTCTTCACTGCTTGCCTGACCG ACCGAGGTATCATCATGACCTTTGGCAGTGGCAGCAATGGGTGCCTGGGCCATGGAAGCCTCAATGACATCAGCCAG CCCACCATTGTGGAGGCCCTGCTGGGCTATGAGATGGTGCAGGTGGCCTGTGGGGCATCTCATGTGCTGGCCCTGTCCACTGAGCGAGAACTCTTTGCCTGGGGCCGCGGAGATGGTG GCCGGCTGGGACTGGGCACCAGGGAGTCCCACAGCTGCCCCCAGCAGGTGTCcatgcccccaggacaggaagccCAGCGGGTGGTATGTGGCATTGACTCCTCCATGATCCTCACTGTACCTGGCAGAGCCCTGGCCTGCGGGAGTAACAG GTTCAACAAGCTGGGCCTGGACCGCCTCtccctgggggaggagcctgcccCCAACCAGCAGGTGGAGGAGGCCCTGAGCTTCACACCACTAGGTTCTGCACCCTTTGACCGGGAGCCCCTGCTCAGCGTGGACCTGGGCACTGCTCATTCAGCTGCCGTGACTG CCTCTGGTGACTGCTATACTTTTGGCAGCAATCAGCATGGGCAGCTGGGCACTAATGCCCGCCGGGTCAGCCGGGCACCTTGTCAAGTCCAAGGCCTGCAGAACATCAAGATAGCAATGGTAGCCTGTGGGGATGCCTTCACTGTAGCCGTTGGGGCAG AAGGTGAAGTGTACTCATGGGGCAAAGGGGCCCGAGGTCGACTAGGCAGAAGGGATGAGGATGCTGGACTCCCTCGGCCAGTGCAGCTGGATGAGATACACCCCTACACAGTGACTTCTGTGTCCTGTTGCCATGGAAACACTCTACTAGCTGTTCGCC CAGTTACAGATGAGCCAGTTCCACCGTGA
- the NEK8 gene encoding serine/threonine-protein kinase Nek8 isoform X3 has product MHQILLALHHVHTHLILHRDLKTQNILLDKHRMVVKIGDFGISKILSSKSKAYTVVGTPCYISPELCEGKPYNQKSDIWALGCVLYELASLKRAFEAANLPALVLKIMSGTFAPISDRYSPELRQLVLSLLSLEPSQRPPLSHIMAQPLCIRALLNLHTDLGSVRMRRAEKSLVPGPPMAPGGSTGSRSAGARCRGIPRGLGRPAIPPPLSSVYAWGGGLSAPLRLPMLNTEVVQVAAGRTQKAGVTRSGRLILWEAPPLGAGGGALLPGAVEQQQPQFVSRFLEGQSGVTIKHVACGDLFTACLTDRGIIMTFGSGSNGCLGHGSLNDISQPTIVEALLGYEMVQVACGASHVLALSTERELFAWGRGDGGRLGLGTRESHSCPQQVSMPPGQEAQRVVCGIDSSMILTVPGRALACGSNRFNKLGLDRLSLGEEPAPNQQVEEALSFTPLGSAPFDREPLLSVDLGTAHSAAVTASGDCYTFGSNQHGQLGTNARRVSRAPCQVQGLQNIKIAMVACGDAFTVAVGAEGEVYSWGKGARGRLGRRDEDAGLPRPVQLDEIHPYTVTSVSCCHGNTLLAVRPVTDEPVPP; this is encoded by the exons ATGCACCAG ATCCTGCTGGCACTGCATCATGTGCATACCCATCTCATCCTGCACCGGGACCTCAAGACTCAAAACATCCTTCTTGACAAACACCGCATGGTTGTCAAGATTGGTGACTTCGGCATCTCCAAGATCCTTAGTAGCAAGAGCAAGGCCTACACG GTGGTGGGCACCCCGTGCTACATCTCCCCTGAACTGTGTGAGGGCAAGCCTTACAATCAGAAGAGTGACATCTGGGCCCTGGGTTGTGTCCTCTATGAGCTGGCCAGTCTCAAGAGGGCCTTTGAAGCTGCA AACCTGCCAGCATTGGTGCTGAAGATCATGAGTGGCACCTTTGCACCCATCTCTGACCGGTACAGCCCTGAGCTACGCCAGCTGGTCCTCAGtctgctcagcctggagccctCACAGCGGCCACCACTCAGCCACATCATGGCACAGCCCCTCTGCATCCGTGCCCTCCTCAACCTTCACACCGACCTGGGCAGTGTCCGCATGAGGAG GGCAGAGAAGTCTCTGGTCCCCGGGCCACCCATGGCCCCCGGCGGCAGCACAGGGAGCAGGAGCGCCGGCGCCCGCTGCAGGG GCATTCCCCGGGGACTCGGCCGGCCGGCCATTCCGCCACCGCTGTCGTCGGTTTACGCGTGGGGTGGCGGGCTCAGCGCCCCTCTGCGGCTGCCGATGCTCAACACAGAAGTGGTGCAGGTGGCAGCTGGACGCACGCAGAAGGCCGGCGTCACGCGCTCGGGGCGCCTCATCCTGTGGGAG GCCCCGCCCCTAGGCGCCGGAGGGGGCGCCCTTCTGCCCGGGGCCgtggagcagcagcagccccagttCGTCTCCCGCTTCCTGGAGGGCCAGTCAGGCGTGACTATCAAGCACGTGGCCTGTGGGGACCTCTTCACTGCTTGCCTGACCG ACCGAGGTATCATCATGACCTTTGGCAGTGGCAGCAATGGGTGCCTGGGCCATGGAAGCCTCAATGACATCAGCCAG CCCACCATTGTGGAGGCCCTGCTGGGCTATGAGATGGTGCAGGTGGCCTGTGGGGCATCTCATGTGCTGGCCCTGTCCACTGAGCGAGAACTCTTTGCCTGGGGCCGCGGAGATGGTG GCCGGCTGGGACTGGGCACCAGGGAGTCCCACAGCTGCCCCCAGCAGGTGTCcatgcccccaggacaggaagccCAGCGGGTGGTATGTGGCATTGACTCCTCCATGATCCTCACTGTACCTGGCAGAGCCCTGGCCTGCGGGAGTAACAG GTTCAACAAGCTGGGCCTGGACCGCCTCtccctgggggaggagcctgcccCCAACCAGCAGGTGGAGGAGGCCCTGAGCTTCACACCACTAGGTTCTGCACCCTTTGACCGGGAGCCCCTGCTCAGCGTGGACCTGGGCACTGCTCATTCAGCTGCCGTGACTG CCTCTGGTGACTGCTATACTTTTGGCAGCAATCAGCATGGGCAGCTGGGCACTAATGCCCGCCGGGTCAGCCGGGCACCTTGTCAAGTCCAAGGCCTGCAGAACATCAAGATAGCAATGGTAGCCTGTGGGGATGCCTTCACTGTAGCCGTTGGGGCAG AAGGTGAAGTGTACTCATGGGGCAAAGGGGCCCGAGGTCGACTAGGCAGAAGGGATGAGGATGCTGGACTCCCTCGGCCAGTGCAGCTGGATGAGATACACCCCTACACAGTGACTTCTGTGTCCTGTTGCCATGGAAACACTCTACTAGCTGTTCGCC CAGTTACAGATGAGCCAGTTCCACCGTGA